TAGAAAAGGCCGTCATAGATGGCGACGTAGATGACGAAGCCGACGGCAATAAGGCCAGCAAGAATGAGTCCTTTACGTTCCCAAGGATCTGCCCAAGCCTTCTGCCATTGATACTTGGAAAGCCGGTTCTCGGCGATCGCGCGATCGATCTCGCGCAAACCTTCCCAGTCCTTGTTGCCCTTGGGTGGTGTGTTTTCGGGTCCGCTCATCGCTTCTTCTCCTTCGCGAAAAAGGGAGCCCCCTCTTCTCCACTCTTCCCGCTGATCGTTCGCGCGAAAGTAGCTCAAAACTATCGGGAAAGCGAGTTCGCAAGGCTTGGCGATATTCACGGAAAGTGAAAGAACACACGGTATTGAAGAGCAGATCATGAGCACGAACGAACCATCAGAACCAAACGTCGTCGATTTTCGCGGCGGAGCTGTCCGCCAGCAGCGAGACAAGAGGCGCAAACTTTTGCTTCTCGTCTTGGGCGGATTGTTCGCCGGGATTCTTGGGGGTGTAATCGGGATCAATTGGCCCTTTGGTTCTGCCAGCGCCGAGGCACGAGCCACACATACCTTTGGCGTATGCGGGCTGGTGAGGAATACCTGTGTGGTCGATGGCGATACGATCTGGCTCGAAGGCGTAAAGATCCGCGTGGCAGACATCGACACACCGGAAATCTCGCAACCCAGGTGCGACTACGAATACGAGCTCGGCATCAAGGCTCGCGACCGGTTGGTTGTCTTGCTTAACCAAGGCGAATTCACCGCAGTTCCGATCGGCAACCGGGACGAAGACCAGTATGGCCGCAAGCTGCGGGTCCTGATGCGTGACGGACGCTCTCTGGGCGATCAATTGGTTAGCGAAGGTCTTGCACGGACATGGACCGGGCGACGGGAGCCTTGGTGCTGATGCGTGTTTGGCCGGATAGAGACGAACCGCTGGCGAGCGACGAGGAAGAATGGAAGCTGAAGCTTGAAGCCTGGATTCTCGGCATTCCGATCATCCTTGGTTTGGCCGTAGCCATCTGGTCGCTGTTTTGACCCTCACTCGCGACCAGAAACTGTGGGGAATGGCGCTCTGGGTCGAGAAGCATCACGGCGATGAAGCCCGTGATTTCATCGGTGCGAAGATCGAGCAGCTTGCCCTTGCGAACGAGCCGGACGGCGTAAAACTTTGGGAGGAAGTTGCGCGTCGCTTCGAGCAGCTTGGCGAGCGCATGTCCCATTCTTGATGGCATCTCTACCATCCGAGCCTTCGGCAGACGCGAGATAGGCCTCTAGCCGTTCGATTGTTCTCCGGCGCGGCCGGCGGCCCATTCGCAAGTCGAGCACGAATCGCGGATCTCCGACAGCGCGTCTGCCAAAACGGGTCGCGGAAATATGATGATCTTTCAGATGCTTTTCGATCCGTTCAAGCAAGGTCATGTCCTTTTCGCTCCGACTCGCAAATCCCTTGTGTTCTTGTTCTGTTCCTACTAGGATTGCATCCGCGAGTCTAGGAAAATTCCTACGATCAAGATTCGAAGGACAGGCGAATGGAACATGTCAGAGAAGAGCTCGACCGGCTGATCACGCAGCGCGGATACGGCTATGCATCGATCTCGCGGCTGCTCGGTCGCAACCCGGCCTACGTCCAGCAATTCATCAAGCGCGGTTCGCCCAGGAAGCTCGATGACGAGGATCGAAAGACGCTCGCCTGTTTCTTCGGCGTCGATGAGCAAGTGCTCGGCGGTCCGGCCAATCCTGTCACCGACGGCATGGTCGAAATACCCGTTCTCGATGTTGAAGCCTCAGCCGGCTTCGGCGCGGTCGCTGCCAGCGAGACTGCACATACCCGGTTTGGGTTCGACGAACGCTGGCTGCGGCACCTGACATCGGCGAAGAGCGCTAGTCTGTCGATAGTCGGCGTTAAGGGTGACTCGATGGAGCCAACGTTGAGCGATGGCGATGAGGTTTTGGTCGATGCATCAGATCATGGTTCACGATTGCGCGATGGGATCTACGTCCTTCGCTCTGATGATACCCTCGTTGTGAAGCGCATAGCGATCAAACCGGGCGGCAGGCAGATCACTATTGCAAGCGACAATCCGGCCTACCCTACATGGCACGACATGGACCGTTCAGAGGTGCATGTGGTTGGGCGGGTGATCTGGTTTGGCCGAGCTTTGTAGCGGCAGAGCTTGGGCCGAAAGCGGTCGGTCTGGTCTCGGGGTAGGTACGCACGAAAAGCGGATGCTCGATCTAGCAATGGCGGTGATATGCCGCTTCGAAGACTTTCGGTGTTGTTCTCGTTCTTGTAGCAAAGGCAGCGCCTGTCCGGTTTTGCGAACGAGATCCCGGACACATGCGACGCAGGAACACTATTTGGATTAGGACCGCAATGCTCGATCAACATGAGCTTTTCCGATCGGTTGATGATCAAACCGTCCCAGAAAACAAAGAGCCCAACGGGCTCACTATTCACGTTGAAGGGACTGTATTGGAAACGACAGAGGTTTTTGCTGCATACTGGCGTTTCGCGGCCGAACGGCAGCGCATGTTCTTGAAGAGGCTGAAAGGCGTTAATGACCCAGCGCTGACTGACGACCCTGTACTATTCACCTATCGCTTCACAAACTCCTACCGTGCCTCTGACCGAGTGAGCCAATTCCTCCTGCGCAATGTGATATCGGTTTACCGGCAGCAGTGGACTGACGAAGACATCTTCTATCGAGTGCTCTTGTTCAAGTTGTTCAACAAGATCGATACTTGGGAGGCGCTTGAGCGTGAGTTCGGAGAGCTAACTTGGGAGCGACATAACTTTGACAAGTTCGACTCCTTCCTCTCGCGTCGCCAAGCCTCGCAAAAGCGCAACTACTCGGCTGCGTACATTATGCCTTCTGCGGGGTCGACGTTCGGACACAAGAGCAAACACGCAAATCATTTGCGCCTTCTGGAATGGATGGTCGCAGAGGATTATCCAAGACGCCTTCGGAATTGTAGAAACATGGGAGATGCCTATGATCTCATGATCTCAGCCCCTTCACTGGGCCCGTTCCTAGCCTACCAGTTTGTGACGGACATCAACTATTCCACGCTGACGTCGTTCTCCGAGATGGAGTTTGTCAAGGCTGGTCCTGGAGCACTGGACGGGATCGCGAAGTGTTTCAAATCGACCGATGGAGTTCCTTCCGAAGCCATAATCAAGCATATGGCTCTGTACCAAGATCGTTACTTTGAGATTTTCGAAATCGATTTCCCGTCACTTTGGGGCAGGCCGCTTCAGCTAATTGATTGCCAAAACCTTTTTTGCGAGATTTCTAAGTATGCGAGGGTCGCGTTTCCTAAAGTGAATGGCAGCTCGGGAAGAACCCGCATCAAGCAGAAGTTTGCTCCTGCAGGTCGGCTCCCGCTTCCGTTCTACCCGCCCGATTGGGGTCTAAACGAGAAGATTAGTGCCGAGCTTGAAGAGGTGTGACCGGTTCGCCGGGAGGTGTGAATCTCAAGCGTCGGGCTCCTAGGTCTACTTCAACGAGCCCGCCCTTATGCTTCTTGAGGAGTTGGAAAACCCGATAGCCTTCGCGAATTGCCAACTCCCATTCCCAATACTTGTTCGCATAGACCTCATGCCCGATCGTCAGTCCACGGATGGTTTTCAGGAGCGAGAATGGAATTTCTTCGCCTTCGGGAAACAAGGGCCGATCGTAAGGTGATAGATCTTGATGCAAGTGCTTAGCCCGCTGCGCAGCTTCCCAATGCACGTGCTTGATCACCAGTTCTTCAACTACGGCAGACCGCCCTCCATCCTCATTCTGCTTGGTTTCTGAGCAGTGAGTCCGTTTGACGTTCATTAGGTCGCGGAGGACCGGTGACCAACCCAAAACGGCCGCATTGGCGAGATGGATTACATCATGAAAGCGGTATCCATCCTGAATTGAATACTGATCGCGCAACGAATTTCCAATTTGTTCCTCGCCCAGATAGATTTCAACGGTGTCGGCGCTGACCGAACGGAATTCAACTTGGAAGACGCGAGGAAGCTGTTGGTCCACAGGAGCCAGCGTGTCATGCAACGGTGTCGCAACGCCATCATTTCGCCGGGCGTTGGCTTTTTCGATGTTTTCCGATGCG
This DNA window, taken from Qipengyuania seohaensis, encodes the following:
- a CDS encoding thermonuclease family protein, giving the protein MSTNEPSEPNVVDFRGGAVRQQRDKRRKLLLLVLGGLFAGILGGVIGINWPFGSASAEARATHTFGVCGLVRNTCVVDGDTIWLEGVKIRVADIDTPEISQPRCDYEYELGIKARDRLVVLLNQGEFTAVPIGNRDEDQYGRKLRVLMRDGRSLGDQLVSEGLARTWTGRREPWC
- a CDS encoding DUF6961 family protein, with protein sequence MTLTRDQKLWGMALWVEKHHGDEARDFIGAKIEQLALANEPDGVKLWEEVARRFEQLGERMSHS
- a CDS encoding S24 family peptidase, whose translation is MEHVREELDRLITQRGYGYASISRLLGRNPAYVQQFIKRGSPRKLDDEDRKTLACFFGVDEQVLGGPANPVTDGMVEIPVLDVEASAGFGAVAASETAHTRFGFDERWLRHLTSAKSASLSIVGVKGDSMEPTLSDGDEVLVDASDHGSRLRDGIYVLRSDDTLVVKRIAIKPGGRQITIASDNPAYPTWHDMDRSEVHVVGRVIWFGRAL
- a CDS encoding nucleotide kinase domain-containing protein; translated protein: MLDQHELFRSVDDQTVPENKEPNGLTIHVEGTVLETTEVFAAYWRFAAERQRMFLKRLKGVNDPALTDDPVLFTYRFTNSYRASDRVSQFLLRNVISVYRQQWTDEDIFYRVLLFKLFNKIDTWEALEREFGELTWERHNFDKFDSFLSRRQASQKRNYSAAYIMPSAGSTFGHKSKHANHLRLLEWMVAEDYPRRLRNCRNMGDAYDLMISAPSLGPFLAYQFVTDINYSTLTSFSEMEFVKAGPGALDGIAKCFKSTDGVPSEAIIKHMALYQDRYFEIFEIDFPSLWGRPLQLIDCQNLFCEISKYARVAFPKVNGSSGRTRIKQKFAPAGRLPLPFYPPDWGLNEKISAELEEV
- a CDS encoding MazG nucleotide pyrophosphohydrolase domain-containing protein, which translates into the protein MLIERYAKSVSETNQFSSTDDAEKQLRANPREIAIFGLASELGSVISAIKKHWLQEGGVLSSPLAKAELEEELGDAMWYAFALAKIEGLDSSLDILRQNIKHLENEVTEEAKRGGRIREVLSDSEVKAFLDEAGVFRSKRQRTLRDYQVLAFRTARTEKHTLLQVCAAVLTQLSAQLMRDLLPELETELNTELNDRPIDVVLGEIAWHLCAIASLYEIDMNEVASENIEKANARRNDGVATPLHDTLAPVDQQLPRVFQVEFRSVSADTVEIYLGEEQIGNSLRDQYSIQDGYRFHDVIHLANAAVLGWSPVLRDLMNVKRTHCSETKQNEDGGRSAVVEELVIKHVHWEAAQRAKHLHQDLSPYDRPLFPEGEEIPFSLLKTIRGLTIGHEVYANKYWEWELAIREGYRVFQLLKKHKGGLVEVDLGARRLRFTPPGEPVTPLQARH